Proteins encoded within one genomic window of Camelina sativa cultivar DH55 chromosome 19, Cs, whole genome shotgun sequence:
- the LOC104766415 gene encoding chromatin modification-related protein EAF1 B isoform X2, protein MHGNVSGYLLVNAEVDSMGGVIDSGGGIGVKTSPRRTAIEKAQAELRQEYYVREERRRELEFLEKGGNPLDFKFGIATSQSVQSTSLTDQQAEHFVNSEVKDSFALTASPHGDSVESSGRPGVPTNSEPNTADNLLLFDSENKSVEGERNLRYPNRQNRTSESERSSKANTNQNTKETEDSAIFRPYARRNRSKINRDPSRSSSTDLVQNRGGLATSISIRRGSVEGKGCIPEAANQKDRHTTSVSCPIFANSNGNIVPKNIVPSNSLNTKVDGEPVVRESTAGSKTSLLKDEADITYRKSSAYLSVGESGLAVEKAQLVSTGTEIGSPKAVTIAGEENNSTQLNGLRDSTGEEESLTNRGAAGTKGLESESSLANNIEVDVGNGRDLYKVDKLDSDEISMQKAVRVEGLLSQTVDEMTKTNIENETGRPTTIIDECSPEKLVKIENQNHRSTAEMQNEEKGSETEKRLQDGLIVPDNERKIGSLLPENPSSSLYSEIPQASVDTSSCAVGDNLLSGTDIEESKHQPSSDAVVFDTVKEDSILEEARIIQAKRKRITELSCGTAPVEVREKSQWDFVLEEMAWLANDFAQERLWKLTAAAQICHRVALTCHLRFEERNQHRELKKIASILSNAILQFWSSVEVPGELEETSMEIVKETCQESNYVNGRICLAAGVKEYASRFLKYNNSSIPYHSAAPSTPDNMCDPEILDISMVDQLTEASLFYSVPSGAMEVYHKSIESHLTRCESGSSMQEEVDTSAYDAAGDTGYNVTAFDEDEGETSTYYLPKAFESNKSFNTSHKKRKNLMKSHSARSYDLGDDLPYVNYTDGSNSSSLMAKRPASNNNIGSVPTRRVRTASRQRIASPFGCATAGNLSVPSKTDASSGDTSSFQDEQSSLHGGSAVQKGTEVESSGNFEKQFPYDMAETSGKPKKKKKTHQGSAYDQTWHLDPSVHVEQKDHWKKRPENHFDMNGMYGPHSAKKQKTTKQLIENNFDIAIPHTGSIPSPAASQMSNMSNPNKSIKFIGGRDRGRKIKGLKISPGQHGSGNPWSLFEDQALVVLVHDMGPNWELISDAMNSTLKIKCIYRNPTECKERHKILMDKNVGDGADSAEDSGNSQSYPSTLPGIPKGSARQLFQRLQGPMEEDTLKSHFEKICLIGKKLHYKKTQNDGRDPKQIVPVHNSQVMALSQVFPNNLNGGVLTPLDVCDASTSGQDVFSLENPGLPMLNQGTPVLPTSGAHPSTPGSSGVVLSNNLPTTSGLQSASVRDGRFNVPRGSLPLDEQHRLQQFNQMLSGRNLQQPSLSTPGAVSGADRGHRMVPGGNAMGASGMNRSTPMSRPGFQGMGSSAMPNTGSMLSSGMVGIPNTGNIHSGGGASPGNSMLRPREAVQHMMRMQGAQGTSPGIPAFGALSSGFTNQTTPVQAYPGHLSQQHQMSPQSHVLGNSHHPHLQSPSQATGAQQEAFAIRQRQIHQRFLQQQQQQQFPTSGTMMPHVQQPQGSSVSSSPQNSPQTQPPVSPQPLSIPPVSTSPNINALAQQNPQKSQLPLHGLGRSPQSGASGVNNQAGKQRQRQLQQQSARQHPHQRQPTQGQQQSKQLKGMGRGNMIHQNITVDQSHLNGLTMAPGNQATEKGEPAVAVRPDQQSNAGTTTSTHLPSKPFVPPLSSNHSQQLPKAFPGTSSPSQQQMQLHSENSIQSQSSPATPCNTLSTSSPSVTPSNHQHLLLHQKQRNQVQSTAQRVIHHNHLGNSELSKKSQAERMPRVPQSVTNTTQTTSMGTTKGMPPASHDSKNVKAVGSTAVPALESPSSAASVQSTASKVVNSSNTDSAGNDPVTTTNQGLAQKHVSGGLLSHGIKAVTQKQQSLPSEEKRPRLSEKLSVQNQKHLASEQQQQPQLEESQEVSSSKPPDTKVE, encoded by the exons ATGCATGGAAACGTTTCAGGATATCTTCTAGTAAATGCTGAGGTTGATTCCATGGGAGGAGTTATTGATAGTGGAGGTGGTATTGGTGTTAAAACATCTCCGCGCCGAACAGCAATTGAGAAGGCTCAAGCGGAGCTAAG GCAAGAGTATTATGTCCGTGAGGAAAGGAGGAGAGAATTGGAGTTTCTGGAGAAA GGCGGTAATCCCTTGGATTTTAAGTTTGGCATTGCAACTTCACAAAGCGTCCAATCTACATCACTCACAGATCAGCAAGCAGAGCATTTTGTAAACAG TGAAGTCAAGGATAGTTTTGCCCTGACTGCCTCACCACATGGAGACTCTGTGGAGAGTAGCGGTAGACCTGGAGTTCCTACAAATTCTGAACCCAATACAGCAGATAATCTCTTACTGTTTGATTCTGAAAACAAGTCAGTTGAAGGAGAAAGAAATTTGAGATATCCTAATAGGCAAAACAGAACTTCTGAGTCAGAACGATCCTCCAAAGCAAATACCAACCAGAATAccaaagaaacagaagattctgCCATCTTTCGCCCGTATGCTCGAAGGAACAGATCAAAGATTAATCGGGATCCATCTCGGTCAAGCTCTACGGATTTAGTTCAGAATCGTGGTGGTCTTGCAACGTCTATATCTATTCGCAGAGGATCAGTGGAAGGAAAGGGTTGCATTCCCGAAGCAGCGAATCAAAAGGATAGGCATACAACTTCCGTATCTTGTCCAATATTTGCAAATTCAAATGGTAATATCGTTCCAAAAAATATAGTTCCCAGCAATTCGCTGAATACTAAGGTGGATGGTGAACCTGTTGTACGAGAGAGTACTGCTGGATCTAAGACTAGCCTATTGAAAGATGAAGCCGACATTACATATAGAAAAAGCTCTGCATATTTGTCAGTTGGAGAGTCTGGCCTTGCTGTGGAAAAG GCACAACTAGTTTCGACTGGTACAGAGATTGGTTCTCCCAAAGCTGTAACAATAGCTGGTGAGGAAAATAATTCCACCCAACTGAATGGCCTAAGAGATTCCACGGGAGAGGAAGAAAGCTTAACAAATAGAGGAGCTGCAGGGACTAAAGGGTTAGAGTCAGAGTCTTCTCTTGCTAACAACATAGAAGTAGATGTAGGTAATGGAAGGGATCTTTATAAAGTGGACAAACTTGACTCGGATGAAATCTCTATGCAGAAGGCTGTAAGAGTAGAGGGGTTGCTGAGTCAAACAGTTGATGAAATGACGAAAACTAATATTGAGAATGAGACAGGTCGACCTACTACCATTATTGATGAGTGCAGTCCTGAGAAATTGgttaaaattgaaaatcaaaatcacagAAGTACAGCTGAGATGCAAAATGAAGAGAAAGGTTCCGAGACTGAGAAAAGGCTTCAAGATGGGTTGATTGTACCCGATAATGAAAGGAAAATTGGTAGTCTTTTACCTGAAAATCCTAGCAGCTCGTTGTACTCTGAAATTCCTCAGGCATCTGTAGACACAAGTTCCTGCGCAGTTGGCGATAATTTATTGTCAGGAACTGACATTGAAGAATCAAAACATCAGCCGAGCTCAGATGCAGTAGTGTTTGATACTGTGAAGGAGGACTCCATCCTTGAGGAGGCACGGATTATAcag gcaaagagaaaaagaattaCCGAGTTATCTTGTGGTACTGCACCAGTGGAGGTCCGTGAGAAGTCTCAATGGGATTTTGTCCTCGAAGAAATGGCATGGCTGGCAAATGATTTTGCGCAG gAGCGCCTTTGGAAGCTGACTGCTGCCGCACAAATTTGCCATCGAGTTGCTTTGACTTGTCACTTGAGATTTGAGGAACGAAATCAGCACAGAGAGCTGAAAAAAATAGCTTCAATCCTATCTAATGCTATCTTGCAATTCTGGAGTTCGGTGGAGGTTCCTGGGGAACTGGAGGAGACAAGCATGGAAATTGTTAAG GAGACTTGCCAAGAATCTAATTATGTGAATGGCAGAATATGTTTAGCTGCGGGTGTCAAGGAGTATGCAAGTAGATTTTTGAAGTATAACAACTCTTCCATCCCCTATCATTCAGCTGCACCGTCAACACCTGACAATATGTGCGACCCAGAGATATTGGACATATCTATGGTTGATCAGCTTACAGAA GCAAGCCTCTTTTATTCAGTTCCATCTGGTGCAATGGAGGTATACCATAAGTCCATTGAGTCGCATCTTACACGTTGTGAG TCCGGAAGTAGCATGCAGGAGGAGGTTGATACATCGGCTTATGATGCTGCTGGAG ATACAGGATATAATGTTACTGCTTTCGATGAGGATGAAGGAGAAACAAGTACCTATTATCTTCCGAAAGCTTTCGAATCGAACAAATCATTTAATACAAGccacaaaaaaaggaagaatctgATGAAGTCTCATTCTGCCCGGTCATATGATCTTGGAGATGATTTACCATACGTCAACTACACAGATGGGTCTAACTCATCAAGCTTGATGGCAAAAAGGCCTGccagtaataataatattggcTCAGTTCCGACGAGGCGAGTGCGCACTGCTTCCAGGCAGAGGATTGCGAGTCCTTTTGGCTGTGCTACTGCTGGGAATTTATCAGTGCCCTCGAAGACAGATGCGTCTAGTGGGGATACTAGTTCTTTCCAGGATGAGCAAAGTAGTTTACATGGTGGATCGGCAGTCCAAAAAGGCACAGAGGTTGAATCAAGTGGTAATTTTGAAAAGCAGTTCCCTTATGACATGGCTGAAACCTCaggaaaacctaaaaagaagaagaagactcatcaG GGATCCGCATATGACCAAACCTGGCATCTCGATCCGTCAGTCCATGTTGAACAG AAGGACCACTGGAAGAAGCGACCAGAGAATCATTTCGATATGAATG GTATGTATGGTCCTCATAgtgcaaagaagcaaaagacCACCAAGCAATTGATAgagaataattttgatattgCTATTCCTCACACTGGATCTATTCCATCTCCGGCGGCTTCCCAAATGAGCAATATGTCCAACCCCAACAAATCTATCAAATTTATTGGAGGTCGTGATAGGGGCAGAAAAATAAAAGGCCTCAAG ATTTCTCCTGGCCAGCATGGTTCTGGAAATCCGTGGTCTCTATTTGAAGATCAG GCGCTTGTTGTCCTGGTGCATGATATGGGCCCTAACTGGGAGCTCATTAGTGATGCCATGAACAGCACTCTTAAAATTAAG TGTATATATCGCAATCCAACTGAGTGCAAGGAGCGTCATAAGATTCTGATGGATAAGAATGTTGGTGATGGGGCTGATAGTGCTGAAGATTCAGGGAATTCTCAGTCTTATCCATCTACTTTGCCTGGCATCCCAAAG GGAAGTGCGAGACAGTTGTTTCAACGACTGCAAGGGCCAATGGAGGAAGATACCCTGAAGTCTCAttttgagaagatttgtttGATTGGGAAGAAGTTGCATTATAAAAAGACACAG AATGATGGTCGGGATCCCAAACAAATAGTACCAGTTCACAATTCACAAGTCATGGCTCTTTCTCAAGTATTCCCGAATAATCTGAATGGAGGTGTTCTTAC GCCCCTTGATGTCTGTGATGCATCAACTTCAGGTCAAGATGTATTTTCACTTGAAAATCCAGGTCTTCCAATGTTGAATCAGGGAACGCCAGTGCTCCCTACTTCTGGAGCACATCCATCCACTCCTGGATCATCTGGTGTGGTTCTCAGCAAcaacttgccaaccacatctgGCCTCCAGAGTGCTTCTGTCAG gGATGGTAGATTCAACGTTCCTAGAGGGTCTTTGCCACTTGATGAACAACACCGACTACAACAATTTAACCAGATGTTATCCGGTAGAAACCTGCAGCAACCTTCCTTATCAACTCCTGGAGCTGTCTCAGGAGCCGATCGTGGACATCGCATGGTTCCTGGTGGAAATGCTATGGGTGCAAGTGGAATGAACAGAAGCACACCCATGTCAAGGCCTGGTTTTCAAGGGATGGGCTCCTCAGCAATGCCAAATACTGGTAGTATGCTTTCCTCTGGTATGGTAGGAATTCCAAACACTGGAAATATTCATTCCGGAGGAGGAGCTTCTCCAGGAAACTCCATGCTCAGGCCTCGTGAAGCTGTGCAGCATATGATGCGG ATGCAGGGTGCTCAAGGGACCAGTCCGGGGATCCCAGCTTTCGGTGCTTTGAGTTCTGGATTTACCAACCAGACAACCCCTGTTCAGGCGTACCCAGGCCATCTTTCCCAGCAGCATCAGATGTCACCGCAGTCACATGTGCTTGGCAACTCGCATCATCCTCATCTCCAAAGCCCAAGTCAAGCTACTGGGGCACAGCAGGAAGCATTTGCTATCCGTCAAAGGCAAATACACCAGAGGTTTttgcagcaacagcaacagcaacagttTCCAACATCTGGTACTATGATGCCACATGTACAACAACCTCAGGgctcttctgtttcttcttctccacaaaACAGTCCTCAGACTCAACCACCCGTTTCGCCCCAGCCATTATCGATACCCCCAGTGTCGACCTCTCCTAATATTAATGCTTTGGCACAACAGAACCCTCAAAAATCTCAGTTGCCGCTTCATGGTCTAGGTAGGAGTCCTCAGTCTGGTGCTTCCGGAGTGAACAATCAAGCTGGAAAACAACGGCAGCGACAACTTCAGCAACAGTCTGCGAGACAACATCCACACCAGCGGCAGCCAACACAAGGTCAACAGCAGAGTAAACAATTGAAGGGGATGGGTAGAGGCAACATGATCCATCAGAACATCACTGTTGATCAGTCACACCTGAATGGTCTCACCATGGCCCCAGGAAATCAGGCTACCGAAAAAGGAGAGCCAGCGGTTGCAGTTAGGCCAGATCAGCAGTCTAACGCTGGGACTACTACTAGCACGCATCTGCCATCTAAACCATTTGTTCCTCCCTTGTCTTCAAATCATTCACAGCAACTGCCAAAAGCTTTCCCTGGTACTTCGTCTCCGTCCCAACAACAGATGCAATTACATTCAGAAAATAGCATCCAAAGCCAGAGCTCACCTGCGACCCCATGTAACACCTTATCCACCTCTAGTCCGTCAGTTACACCTTCTAACCATCAGCATTTGTTGCTACACCAAAAGCAGCGTAATCAAGTGCAATCAACAGCTCAGCGAGTTATTCATCATAATCATCTAGGGAACTCTGAGTTATCAAAGAAGTCCCAAGCTGAACGTATGCCACGTGTTCCGCAGTCTGTCACCAATACCACCCAAACTACTAGTATGGGTACGACGAAGGGTATGCCTCCAGCGAGTCATGATTCGAAAAACGTAAAAGCAGTTGGTTCTACTGCGGTGCCTGCTTTGGAATCTCCATCTAGTGCTGCCTCTGTGCAAAGCACAGCTTCTAAAGTAGTAAACAGTTCCAATACAGATTCAGCTGGGAATGATCCAGTAACAACAACGAACCAAGGACTAGCTCAAAAGCATGTATCTGGTGGCTTGCTGAGTCACGGGATAAAGGCTGTGACACAGAAACAACAGTCTCTACCTTCAGAAGAAAAGAGACCGAGGTTGTCAGAGAAGCTGAGTGTACAAAATCAGAAACACCTTGCTTctgagcagcagcagcagcctcAATTAGAAGAATCACAAGAAGTATCATCTTCGAAGCCTCCTGATACAAAAGTGGAATGA